The proteins below come from a single Mycolicibacterium sp. TY81 genomic window:
- a CDS encoding potassium transporter Kup has product MGTHPDTGRKGLGAGLAISALGVVFGDIGTSPIYTMQTLFNPDDPHPVPISHDNIYGVVSLVFWSVMLIVTITYVSLVMRADNDGEGGVMALITLVKQSSNKLGRRTAAFLAALGILGAALFFGDSMITPAISVLSAVEGSKTIDPGLADWVVPITAVIIIALFSVQHRGTAVVGKFFGPVMIVWFTVIGACGVGGIIREPEILRALNPLYALGFMAGHFHIAFFALAAVVLSVTGAEALYADMGHFGRKPITVAWLLLVFPACMLSYFGQGALLLQNPNVHDAPFFLLTPEWGRLPMVLLATAATVIASQAVITGAFSVAAQAAHLGYLPRLRILHTSASTMGQIYVPWINSMLLIAVLTLVFAFRSSAALGYAYGMAVTGTMTITTLLFLNIARARWNWPRWSVIAIGAPLLTVDLLFLAANLTKLVHGAWLPLLIGLIAFTVMTTWQDGRAVVTRARDAVEGPLRQFVESIVASDPPLTRVPGTAVFLNRGIETAPLAMRANVKYNRMLHEHVVVLSLETATVPRVTDGARLAVDDLGYRDDGIIHVTATYGYMDRPDVPAALALLDSTRTEGPLDLAGATYFLSKVDLVMGKKPSMAPWRTRLFIGTSYITSDAAAYFRLPLDRTVILGSRIEV; this is encoded by the coding sequence GTGGGCACACACCCCGACACCGGTCGCAAGGGGCTGGGAGCGGGCCTGGCCATCAGTGCACTGGGCGTCGTCTTCGGCGACATCGGCACCAGCCCGATCTACACGATGCAGACGCTGTTCAATCCCGATGACCCGCATCCGGTGCCGATCAGCCACGACAACATCTATGGCGTCGTCTCTCTGGTGTTCTGGTCGGTGATGCTGATCGTCACCATCACCTACGTCAGCTTGGTGATGCGCGCCGACAACGACGGCGAGGGTGGCGTCATGGCGCTGATCACCCTGGTGAAGCAGTCGTCGAACAAGCTCGGCAGGCGCACCGCGGCCTTCCTCGCCGCGCTCGGAATCCTCGGTGCCGCACTGTTTTTCGGCGACTCGATGATCACCCCGGCCATCTCGGTGCTGTCGGCCGTCGAAGGCTCGAAGACCATCGACCCGGGCCTTGCCGACTGGGTGGTGCCCATCACCGCGGTGATCATCATCGCGTTGTTCAGCGTGCAGCACCGGGGCACCGCGGTCGTCGGCAAGTTCTTCGGTCCGGTGATGATCGTGTGGTTCACGGTGATCGGCGCCTGCGGCGTCGGCGGCATCATCAGGGAGCCCGAGATCCTGCGCGCCCTGAATCCGCTGTACGCGCTGGGCTTCATGGCGGGGCATTTCCACATCGCGTTCTTCGCGCTGGCCGCCGTGGTGCTGTCGGTGACGGGCGCCGAGGCCCTGTACGCCGACATGGGGCATTTCGGCCGCAAACCGATCACCGTCGCCTGGCTGCTGCTGGTGTTCCCGGCCTGCATGTTGAGCTACTTCGGGCAGGGCGCGCTGCTGCTGCAGAACCCGAACGTCCACGACGCCCCGTTCTTCCTGCTGACGCCCGAATGGGGCCGGCTGCCGATGGTCCTGCTCGCCACCGCGGCAACCGTGATCGCGTCGCAAGCCGTCATCACCGGGGCGTTCTCCGTCGCGGCCCAGGCCGCACACCTCGGCTATCTGCCGCGGCTGCGGATCCTGCACACGTCGGCGTCCACGATGGGCCAGATCTACGTGCCGTGGATCAACAGCATGCTGCTGATCGCGGTGCTGACCCTGGTCTTCGCCTTCCGCAGCTCCGCGGCGCTGGGCTACGCGTACGGCATGGCGGTCACCGGGACCATGACCATCACCACGCTGCTGTTCCTCAACATCGCCCGCGCCAGGTGGAACTGGCCCCGGTGGTCCGTCATCGCAATCGGGGCCCCGCTGCTCACCGTGGACCTGCTGTTCCTCGCCGCCAACCTCACCAAGCTGGTCCATGGCGCCTGGCTGCCGTTGCTGATCGGGTTGATCGCGTTCACCGTGATGACGACGTGGCAGGACGGCCGCGCGGTGGTGACGCGGGCCCGTGACGCCGTCGAAGGCCCGCTGCGGCAGTTCGTGGAATCGATCGTCGCCAGCGATCCCCCGCTGACCCGGGTACCGGGCACCGCGGTGTTCCTCAACCGCGGCATCGAGACCGCGCCGCTCGCCATGCGCGCCAACGTGAAGTACAACCGGATGCTGCACGAGCACGTGGTGGTGTTGTCTCTCGAGACCGCGACGGTGCCGCGGGTCACCGACGGCGCCCGGCTGGCGGTCGACGACCTGGGCTACCGCGACGACGGCATCATCCACGTCACCGCCACCTACGGATACATGGACCGGCCCGACGTGCCCGCCGCGCTGGCGCTGCTCGACTCGACCCGTACCGAGGGGCCGCTGGATCTGGCGGGCGCGACCTATTTCCTGTCGAAGGTCGATCTGGTGATGGGCAAGAAGCCGTCGATGGCCCCGTGGCGCACAAGGCTTTTCATCGGTACGTCCTACATCACATCCGACGCCGCGGCCTACTTCCGGCTGCCTCTCGACCGCACGGTGATCCTGGGATCGCGCATCGAGGTGTGA
- a CDS encoding Ms4527A family Cys-rich leader peptide: MGVGHGNQCPTAASKVLLAMIPNLARLGRMSCSWQNGRVSASLNRALGSALVMRRHVDFKRVCSCCCLP; the protein is encoded by the coding sequence ATGGGCGTCGGTCATGGCAACCAGTGTCCCACCGCGGCGAGCAAGGTTTTGCTCGCGATGATTCCGAACCTGGCCCGGTTAGGCCGAATGTCCTGTTCGTGGCAGAATGGCCGGGTGTCCGCCAGCCTCAACCGCGCCCTCGGTTCCGCATTGGTAATGCGGCGGCATGTCGACTTCAAGCGTGTATGCAGCTGTTGCTGTCTGCCTTGA
- a CDS encoding nitrite/sulfite reductase, whose translation MTTAKPAKTRDEGQWALGNREPLNPNEVFKQEDDALNVRQRIIDVHSKQGFESISKDDLRGRYRWMGLYTQREQGYDGTYTGDDNADLLEAPYFMMRVRCDGGALTSAALRTIGEISVEFARDSADITDRENIQYHWIRVEDVPEIWRRLESVGLQTTEACGDCPRVVLGGPLSGESLTEVLDPSWAVDEIVRRYVGNPEFSNLPRKYKTAISGLQDVAHEINDIAFIGVNHPEHGPGLDVWVGGGLSTNPMLAQRLGAWVPLAEVPEVWEGITKVFRDYGYRRLRSKARLKFLIKDWGVEKFREVLETEYLGRKLIDGPAPEQVPHTIDHVGVQKLKNGLNAVGVAAIAGRSSGTILTKVADLAEAAGSDRIRLTPYQKLIILDVPDDKVEELIAGLDALGLQTRPSHWRKNLMACTGIEYCKLSFAETRVRAQSLVPELEQRLADLNSQLDVPVTINLNGCPNSCARIQIADIGFKGQMIDDGNGPEEGFQVHLGGSLGLDSGFGRKLRQHKVLATELGDYIDRVVRNFVKQREAGERFAQWAVRADEADLR comes from the coding sequence GTGACAACAGCAAAACCCGCCAAGACCCGCGACGAAGGCCAGTGGGCGCTGGGCAATCGTGAACCGCTGAACCCCAACGAGGTGTTCAAGCAGGAGGACGACGCGCTCAACGTGCGGCAGCGCATCATCGACGTCCACTCCAAGCAGGGCTTCGAGTCGATCAGCAAGGACGATCTGCGCGGACGCTACCGCTGGATGGGTCTGTACACGCAGCGCGAGCAGGGCTACGACGGCACCTACACCGGCGACGACAACGCCGACCTGCTCGAGGCGCCCTACTTCATGATGCGGGTGCGCTGCGACGGCGGGGCCCTGACCAGCGCCGCGCTGCGGACCATCGGCGAAATCTCGGTCGAGTTCGCCCGCGACAGCGCCGACATCACCGACCGCGAGAACATCCAGTACCACTGGATCCGCGTCGAGGACGTGCCGGAGATCTGGCGTCGCCTCGAATCGGTCGGCCTGCAGACGACCGAGGCGTGCGGCGACTGCCCGCGCGTCGTGCTCGGTGGCCCGCTGTCCGGTGAGTCCCTCACCGAGGTGCTCGACCCGAGCTGGGCCGTCGACGAGATCGTGCGCCGCTACGTCGGCAACCCGGAGTTCTCGAACCTGCCGCGCAAGTACAAGACCGCCATCTCGGGTCTGCAGGACGTCGCCCACGAGATCAACGACATCGCCTTCATCGGCGTCAACCACCCCGAGCACGGCCCCGGCTTGGACGTCTGGGTCGGCGGCGGCCTGTCCACCAACCCGATGCTTGCGCAGCGCCTCGGCGCGTGGGTGCCGCTGGCCGAGGTGCCCGAAGTCTGGGAGGGCATCACCAAGGTCTTCCGCGACTACGGCTACCGCCGGCTGCGCTCCAAGGCCCGCCTTAAGTTCCTGATCAAGGACTGGGGCGTGGAGAAGTTCCGGGAAGTTCTCGAGACCGAATACCTCGGCCGCAAGCTCATCGACGGCCCGGCGCCCGAGCAGGTGCCGCACACCATCGACCACGTCGGCGTGCAGAAGCTGAAGAACGGCCTGAACGCCGTCGGCGTCGCGGCCATCGCCGGCCGCTCGTCGGGCACCATCCTGACCAAGGTCGCCGACCTGGCCGAGGCCGCCGGCTCCGACCGGATCCGCCTCACCCCGTACCAGAAGCTGATCATCCTCGACGTGCCCGACGACAAGGTCGAGGAACTGATCGCCGGCCTGGACGCGCTGGGCCTGCAGACCCGGCCGTCGCACTGGCGCAAGAACCTGATGGCCTGCACCGGTATCGAGTACTGCAAGCTGTCGTTCGCCGAGACCCGGGTCCGGGCGCAGTCGCTGGTCCCCGAGCTCGAGCAGCGGCTCGCCGACCTGAACTCGCAGCTCGACGTGCCGGTCACCATCAACCTCAACGGCTGCCCGAACTCGTGCGCCCGTATCCAGATCGCCGACATCGGCTTCAAGGGCCAGATGATCGACGACGGCAACGGTCCCGAGGAGGGCTTCCAGGTGCACCTGGGCGGCAGCCTGGGCCTGGACAGCGGTTTCGGGCGCAAGCTGCGTCAGCACAAGGTGCTGGCCACCGAGCTCGGTGACTACATCGACCGTGTCGTGCGCAACTTCGTGAAACAACGCGAGGCCGGAGAGCGTTTTGCCCAGTGGGCCGTTCGGGCCGACGAAGCTGACTTGAGGTGA
- the epsC gene encoding serine O-acetyltransferase EpsC: MTLFAGALSTLREDLDNARSHDPAGRGDVENALVYSGLHAIWSHRLAHRLWARPAWRGPARVLAQVTRFLTGIEIHPGATIGRRFFIDHGMGVVIGETTEIGDDVMLYHGVTLGGRSLNKGKRHPTIGNRVTVGAGAKVLGPILIGDDSAIGANAVVTHDVPADSIATGIPAIVRPRTEKQREPAVDPTTYIDPAMYI; encoded by the coding sequence ATGACGCTGTTCGCCGGGGCTCTTTCGACCCTCCGCGAGGACCTGGACAACGCTCGCAGCCACGACCCGGCAGGACGCGGGGACGTCGAGAACGCCCTGGTGTACTCGGGCCTGCATGCCATCTGGTCGCACCGCCTGGCCCACCGGCTGTGGGCGCGGCCGGCCTGGCGCGGGCCGGCGCGGGTATTGGCACAGGTGACCCGATTCCTCACCGGCATCGAGATTCACCCGGGGGCCACCATCGGCCGGCGGTTCTTCATCGACCACGGCATGGGCGTGGTGATCGGTGAGACCACCGAGATCGGCGACGACGTCATGCTCTACCACGGCGTGACACTGGGCGGTCGCAGCCTCAACAAGGGCAAGCGCCACCCCACCATCGGCAACCGGGTGACCGTCGGCGCCGGCGCCAAGGTACTCGGCCCCATCCTCATCGGCGACGATTCGGCGATCGGCGCGAATGCCGTTGTGACACACGATGTTCCGGCGGACTCCATCGCCACCGGCATTCCGGCGATCGTGCGCCCGCGCACCGAGAAACAGCGCGAACCCGCCGTCGACCCGACGACCTACATCGACCCCGCGATGTACATCTGA
- a CDS encoding sirohydrochlorin chelatase: MQLILTAHGSADPRSAANAREVARTVAALRRGVDVKVAFCEQNSPNLRDVLADSPTDGVVVPLLLADAYHARVDIPAMIADAGPAVRQAPVLGEDDRLIHVLSQRLTHCGVSRLDSSVGVLVTAVGSSSAAANARTATVAPGLAAGTHWHATTAFATGPHANLAEAAELLREQGATRLVIAPWFLAHGTITDRVAEFAAAQHIAMAQPLGAHRLVAETVLDRFDEVAAIPRAA; this comes from the coding sequence GTGCAACTGATCCTCACCGCGCACGGCAGTGCCGATCCGCGGTCTGCGGCGAACGCCCGTGAGGTGGCCCGCACCGTGGCCGCCCTACGGCGCGGCGTCGACGTCAAAGTGGCGTTCTGCGAACAGAATTCGCCGAATCTGCGGGACGTGCTGGCCGACTCGCCCACCGACGGCGTCGTGGTGCCACTGCTGCTGGCCGACGCCTATCACGCGCGCGTCGACATCCCCGCGATGATCGCCGACGCCGGTCCGGCGGTCCGGCAAGCGCCAGTGCTCGGCGAGGACGACCGGCTGATCCACGTGCTGAGCCAGCGGCTGACACACTGCGGGGTGTCCCGGCTGGACTCGAGCGTCGGCGTCCTGGTGACGGCTGTCGGGTCGTCGTCGGCGGCCGCCAACGCACGCACCGCCACCGTGGCCCCCGGGCTCGCCGCGGGCACCCACTGGCACGCCACGACGGCGTTCGCCACCGGCCCGCACGCCAACCTGGCCGAAGCCGCCGAGCTGTTGCGGGAGCAGGGTGCGACGCGTCTGGTCATCGCGCCTTGGTTCCTGGCGCACGGCACGATCACCGATCGCGTCGCCGAATTCGCTGCGGCACAACACATCGCCATGGCCCAGCCGCTGGGCGCACACCGGCTCGTCGCCGAGACCGTACTGGACCGCTTCGACGAGGTCGCCGCGATTCCACGCGCCGCGTAA
- a CDS encoding phosphoadenylyl-sulfate reductase: MTETELRELAARGAAELADATAEELLRWVDENFAGRYVVASNMQDAVLVEMAAKVRPGVDVLFLDTGYHFAETIGTRDAVEAVYGVHVVNVTPEHTVAEQDQLLGKDLFARDAAQCCNLRKVQPLSKALKGYSAWVTGIRRVEAPTRANAPLISFDEAFGLVKINPIAAWSDDDMQAYIEANGILVNPLVDEGYPSIGCAPCTQKPAEGADPRSGRWAGLAKTECGLHAS; encoded by the coding sequence ATGACTGAAACCGAGCTACGGGAACTTGCCGCGCGCGGCGCTGCCGAACTGGCCGACGCCACTGCTGAGGAACTGCTGCGCTGGGTCGACGAGAACTTCGCCGGCCGGTATGTCGTGGCGTCCAACATGCAGGACGCGGTGCTCGTCGAGATGGCCGCGAAGGTCCGTCCCGGCGTCGATGTCCTGTTCCTGGACACCGGCTACCACTTCGCCGAGACCATCGGCACCCGGGACGCCGTCGAGGCCGTCTACGGCGTGCACGTGGTGAACGTGACGCCCGAGCACACCGTCGCCGAGCAGGACCAGCTCCTCGGCAAGGACCTGTTCGCGCGTGATGCGGCGCAGTGCTGCAACCTGCGCAAGGTGCAGCCGCTGTCGAAGGCGCTCAAGGGCTACTCGGCGTGGGTGACGGGCATCCGCCGCGTCGAGGCGCCGACGCGCGCCAACGCTCCGCTGATCAGTTTCGACGAGGCGTTCGGTCTGGTGAAGATCAACCCGATCGCCGCGTGGAGCGATGACGACATGCAGGCGTACATCGAAGCCAACGGCATTCTGGTGAATCCGCTTGTGGACGAGGGCTATCCGTCCATCGGCTGCGCACCGTGCACCCAGAAGCCGGCCGAGGGCGCCGATCCCCGCAGTGGTCGCTGGGCCGGCCTGGCCAAGACCGAGTGCGGTCTGCACGCGTCCTGA
- a CDS encoding ABC transporter ATP-binding protein: MTDAEPSPRAQLKQAKLAAAQDRAALKELLAPVRGRTALAQLLQLIAAAATVVPFIGIVELGRYLLASGPIEAARVWTIVAVFIGGGLGLRTLAGGLALTLTHHADVQLQGELRRRLVTTLGRLPLGWFGATSSGEVRKAVQHDVGELHHLVAHAAVEKTGALATPAFGLAYCWYLDWRLGLLAIGTIPIYLVVYSVLMRGAMARMAQMNEGIAQISATIVEFIAGVSVVKTFGETGKAHKRFADAADEFNDGFAGFVGPMVRLRAVSSVFVEAPVVLLVNLAGGLWFIRNGWVTPIEVLGSTLVAVTIPTAVLAVGYSAAASRQAVAAAGRLTALLTAPELPIAQNPQVPQDNSVSFSGVEFSYDGTNTVLHDISLDLPAGSITALVGPSGSGKSTLATLVPRFHDVTGGEVRIGGVDVRQIDPAVLYRHVGFVLQDVQLLGMSVADNIRLGRADADDDAVYAAARAAHIHDRILALPKGYDSVVGEDAHFSGGEAQRISIARALLADTPILVLDEATAFADPDSEAQIQAALSTLIEGRTVLVIAHRLGSIVGADNIVVLRDGRIIEQGRHDELLSREGVFARMWQTYTATGELEAVR; encoded by the coding sequence ATGACCGACGCAGAACCGTCGCCGCGTGCGCAGCTCAAACAGGCGAAGCTCGCGGCAGCGCAGGACCGCGCGGCGCTCAAGGAGCTGCTGGCGCCCGTGCGCGGCCGCACCGCGCTGGCCCAATTGCTGCAGCTGATCGCGGCGGCCGCGACGGTGGTGCCGTTCATCGGCATCGTCGAGCTGGGCCGGTATCTGCTGGCGAGCGGCCCGATCGAGGCGGCCCGGGTGTGGACGATCGTCGCGGTCTTCATCGGCGGCGGCCTCGGCCTGCGCACCCTCGCCGGCGGCCTGGCGCTGACGCTCACCCACCACGCCGACGTCCAGCTGCAGGGCGAGCTGCGCCGCCGGTTGGTGACCACGCTGGGACGGTTGCCGCTGGGCTGGTTCGGTGCGACGTCCTCCGGCGAGGTACGCAAGGCCGTCCAGCACGACGTCGGCGAGCTGCACCACCTGGTGGCCCACGCCGCGGTCGAGAAGACCGGCGCACTCGCCACACCGGCATTCGGCCTGGCGTACTGCTGGTACCTGGACTGGCGGCTGGGGCTGCTGGCCATCGGCACGATTCCGATCTACCTCGTCGTCTACAGCGTCCTGATGCGCGGCGCGATGGCCCGCATGGCCCAGATGAACGAGGGCATCGCCCAGATCAGCGCCACCATCGTCGAGTTCATCGCCGGGGTCTCGGTGGTCAAGACCTTCGGGGAAACCGGCAAGGCGCACAAGCGATTTGCCGACGCCGCCGACGAGTTCAACGACGGCTTCGCCGGATTCGTGGGACCCATGGTGCGGCTGCGCGCGGTGTCGTCGGTGTTCGTCGAAGCGCCGGTGGTGCTGCTGGTGAACCTCGCCGGCGGCCTGTGGTTCATCCGCAACGGCTGGGTGACGCCGATCGAGGTCCTGGGGTCGACGCTCGTCGCCGTCACCATCCCCACCGCCGTGCTGGCCGTCGGGTACTCCGCCGCCGCGAGCCGCCAGGCCGTCGCCGCAGCCGGCCGGCTGACGGCGTTGCTGACCGCCCCCGAGTTGCCGATCGCCCAGAACCCGCAAGTGCCGCAGGATAATTCGGTCAGCTTCTCGGGCGTCGAATTCTCGTACGACGGCACCAACACGGTGCTGCACGACATCTCGCTCGACCTGCCCGCCGGCAGCATCACCGCGCTGGTCGGCCCGTCGGGCAGCGGCAAGTCGACGCTTGCGACGCTCGTCCCGCGCTTTCACGACGTCACCGGTGGCGAGGTGCGCATCGGCGGCGTGGACGTCCGTCAGATCGACCCCGCGGTGCTGTACCGGCACGTTGGTTTCGTCCTGCAGGACGTGCAGCTGCTGGGCATGAGTGTGGCCGACAACATCCGCCTGGGCCGTGCCGATGCCGACGACGATGCGGTGTACGCCGCCGCGCGCGCCGCACACATCCACGACCGGATCCTGGCGCTGCCCAAGGGGTATGACTCGGTGGTCGGGGAGGACGCGCACTTCTCCGGTGGCGAGGCGCAGCGCATCAGCATCGCCCGCGCGCTGCTCGCCGACACCCCGATCCTGGTGCTCGACGAGGCCACGGCATTCGCCGACCCCGACTCCGAGGCGCAGATTCAGGCCGCGCTGTCGACCCTGATCGAGGGCCGCACAGTGCTGGTGATCGCCCACCGGTTGGGGTCGATCGTCGGCGCCGACAACATCGTCGTCCTGCGGGACGGGCGCATCATCGAACAGGGGCGCCACGACGAATTGCTCTCCCGGGAAGGTGTTTTCGCGCGCATGTGGCAGACGTACACGGCCACCGGTGAATTGGAGGCGGTGCGATGA
- the cysK gene encoding cysteine synthase A, which produces MGKIYANVTELVGRTPLVRLNRLTEGAGAQVVAKLEFYNPANSVKDRIGVAIVDAAEQSGELKPGGTIVEATSGNTGIALALVGAARGYKVILTMPETMSLERRVMLRAYGAEIVLTPGSEGMAGAVAKAKQILAETPNSVAADQFANPANPAIHEKTTAEEVWADTDGEVDIFVAGIGTGGTLTGVGHVLKSRKPDVKIVGVEPVDSPILTGGQAGPHKIQGLGANFVPEVLDRAVYDEIIDVAFPDAIEVARALGTDEGILGGISAGANVWAALQLAKRPENAGKLIVVIVPDFGERYVSTALYEHIRD; this is translated from the coding sequence ATGGGCAAGATCTACGCCAATGTCACCGAACTGGTCGGACGCACGCCGTTGGTCCGGCTCAACCGGTTGACCGAGGGCGCTGGTGCACAGGTTGTGGCAAAGCTGGAGTTCTACAACCCGGCGAACAGCGTGAAGGACCGCATCGGTGTGGCGATCGTCGACGCCGCGGAGCAGTCCGGTGAACTCAAGCCCGGTGGCACCATCGTGGAGGCCACGAGCGGCAACACGGGCATCGCGCTGGCACTGGTGGGCGCGGCCCGTGGCTACAAGGTCATCCTGACGATGCCGGAGACCATGTCCCTGGAGCGGCGCGTCATGCTGCGTGCCTACGGCGCCGAGATCGTGCTGACGCCGGGCTCCGAAGGCATGGCCGGCGCGGTCGCCAAGGCCAAGCAGATCCTTGCCGAGACCCCGAACTCCGTCGCCGCCGATCAGTTCGCCAATCCGGCCAACCCGGCGATCCACGAGAAGACCACGGCCGAGGAGGTCTGGGCCGACACCGATGGTGAGGTCGACATCTTCGTCGCAGGCATTGGCACCGGCGGCACGCTCACCGGTGTCGGGCATGTCCTCAAGTCCCGCAAGCCCGACGTCAAGATCGTCGGTGTCGAACCCGTCGACTCCCCCATCCTCACCGGCGGCCAGGCCGGCCCGCACAAGATTCAGGGCCTCGGCGCGAACTTCGTCCCCGAGGTGCTGGACCGCGCCGTGTACGACGAGATCATCGACGTGGCCTTCCCGGACGCCATCGAGGTCGCGCGGGCGCTGGGCACCGACGAGGGCATCCTCGGCGGCATCTCTGCGGGTGCCAACGTCTGGGCAGCGCTGCAGCTGGCCAAGCGCCCCGAGAACGCCGGCAAGCTCATCGTCGTCATCGTCCCCGACTTCGGCGAGCGGTACGTCTCCACGGCGCTGTACGAGCACATCCGGGACTGA
- the hemW gene encoding radical SAM family heme chaperone HemW, translated as MTDAHTSATGPFGIYIHVPFCATRCGYCDFNTYTASELGGASPEGWLTALRTELAMAGAQVDLPVDTVFVGGGTPSLLGGSGLRAVLDAVRDNFRLGPGAEVTTESNPESTSPEFFAELLDAGYTRVSLGMQSTAPHVLAALDRTHSAGRAPAAAREALAAGFAHVNLDLIYGTPGESDDDLRRSADAAIEAGVDHVSAYALIVEDGTALARKVRRGEIPAPDDDVLATRYELLDTHLSQAGLDWYEVSNWSRPGGECRHNLGYWDGGQWWGAGPGAHGFVGARRWWNVKHPNAYAEALAAGRLPVADFEELDDATRHVEDVMLRLRLRSGLPVAVLTAAERDRAEGAVADGLVAVTDDRLVLTESGRLLADAVVRTVLD; from the coding sequence ATGACCGACGCCCATACCAGCGCTACCGGGCCGTTCGGCATCTATATCCACGTCCCGTTCTGCGCGACCCGCTGCGGCTACTGCGACTTCAACACCTACACCGCCAGTGAGCTGGGCGGAGCCAGCCCCGAGGGCTGGCTGACGGCGCTGCGCACCGAGCTGGCGATGGCCGGCGCCCAGGTCGACCTGCCGGTCGACACGGTGTTCGTCGGCGGTGGCACGCCGTCGCTGCTGGGTGGCTCCGGCCTGCGGGCCGTGCTCGACGCGGTGCGGGACAACTTCCGGCTCGGTCCCGGCGCCGAGGTGACGACCGAGTCCAACCCGGAGTCGACGTCGCCCGAGTTCTTCGCCGAGTTGCTGGACGCCGGCTACACGCGGGTTTCCCTCGGCATGCAGTCGACGGCGCCGCACGTGCTGGCGGCACTCGACCGCACCCACTCGGCCGGCCGCGCCCCGGCGGCGGCGCGGGAGGCGCTGGCGGCCGGGTTCGCGCACGTCAACCTCGACCTCATCTACGGGACGCCGGGGGAGTCCGACGACGATCTGCGCCGGTCCGCGGATGCGGCCATCGAGGCCGGTGTCGACCACGTCTCGGCGTACGCGCTGATCGTCGAGGACGGCACCGCGCTGGCCCGCAAGGTGCGGCGCGGCGAGATCCCCGCACCCGACGACGACGTGCTCGCAACCCGCTACGAGCTGCTGGATACGCACCTGAGCCAGGCCGGGCTGGACTGGTACGAGGTGTCGAACTGGAGCCGTCCGGGCGGCGAGTGCCGGCACAACCTCGGCTACTGGGACGGCGGCCAGTGGTGGGGCGCCGGGCCGGGTGCGCACGGTTTCGTCGGCGCCCGGCGCTGGTGGAATGTCAAGCACCCCAACGCTTATGCCGAGGCCCTCGCCGCGGGCAGGCTGCCGGTCGCGGACTTCGAGGAGCTGGACGACGCCACCCGGCACGTCGAGGACGTCATGTTGCGGTTGCGGCTGCGCAGCGGTCTGCCGGTCGCCGTGCTCACCGCGGCCGAGCGGGACCGGGCCGAAGGTGCGGTGGCCGACGGTCTCGTGGCGGTCACCGACGACCGTCTGGTGCTGACGGAGTCCGGCCGGCTGCTGGCCGACGCCGTGGTGCGCACGGTCCTGGACTGA